AATCTTTATCATTGGTATGCTGGGTACCAATGAAGAATAAGAAAGCACATGGCATAGGGACACCCACACTGGCATAGGGGCACCTACACTGGCATAGGGGCACCCTCACTGGCATAGGAGCTCCCACAGTGGCATAGGGGCACCCACAATGGCATAGGGGCACCTACACTGGCATAGGAGCTCCCACACTGGCATAGGGGCACCCCCAATGGCATAGGGGCATCTACACTGGCATAGGGGCATTCACACTGGCATAGGGGCACCTACACTGGCATAGGAGCGCCCTCATTGACATAGGAGCTCCCACACTGGCATAGGAGCACCCACAATGGCATAGGGGCACCCACAGTGGCATAGGGGCACCCACACAGGGCTGCAGAGAAAAGGTCCCTGGTCTCATCAGCATGTTGCTTTTGCATAATGATAATGGAAATAACATTTGGATGGTACAAAAACATTGTTGCTAACTAAGTTTCTCTTTTCATTGGTGCAGCTTATTCTCACTCCGATGGACACTTCCAATCTCCCAACGCACGCTGTGATGAAGCAGGTTTAAGAATGGTTCAGGAACATGACACATTTTTCTGCTCCAGTGACCAGCACAGCCATCCAGTTCTCAGCCTTCATGGGATCTTTGAGATGAGGTGAAGGAAATTGTTTGCAGCAAGACTGTACAGCTGTTCCATTTAAAACAACAGAGCACCACAGCCAGTTTTGCATGGTACAACACTTCCAGTATGCATGACGTATCCAGCATCTGGTGGAGTTTATTCCCAGTTTATTCCcagattcattcattctgttctAAATGGATCTGAACAGAAAATGAGGTACAACTGGCGTGACATGTTGAAATAAAGTAGATGTCATGGGCGTAGAACatgcaggaaaagaaagaaagcaagcatAAGTGCCAAAGTGTAAGAGTTTAATGaaagagacaaaaaggaaaTCGAACAAAAGTGCATTGACAGGGACAAAAGATTACCAATGTTATGTACAATGACCGTAAACAGGCACACAAGCCGCTTATAAAGCAGACATCATAAGAACATAACACTCAGCATTACACGAAAATGTACTATATTATACAAACTTgcaaaacatgcatacataaacatttataaatacttaCTCCAACATGCATTAGCTTTGATGTCATGTTGACATAACTAAGTGATACAAATGTTTGGTAACATTAAGATGTCATGACACTGTGAGGGGGAAAATGACAGCATGTTTTCAAAGCAGACAACAGACATAATGTTGATAATATAGACAGCTTACCATgggaggatgctgggaaaatTGAACAAAAGTGAGGACTTCAGAAAGATCCTCTGGAATATCTCCTGTACTGTCATAACAATGACATGAATAACTggtgtgtatatttaaatatcaatataaatgtaacctttaataaatgtttatgtatatttatgtctATTGTCATGAATGGCTTGTGTAGGTGTTATGAAGCCTTCTAAATAGTGCCCTTCAGTTAAGTATTACTAAACTAtcaaaattctttaaaaattacatttgcatagagtagccattttaaaactgtattaaaTGTTGTGTTATGTTCTGATTATATATACAGAAAGTGAAATAGCTGTTGACTAGGGCTACATTTACCCACAtgttccaaaaaaacaaacaaaaaacataatacCTCAGCCAGCAAGCAGGGACCCCTCAAGGCTGGATTTCAGAGCGTTGGTGTATTACTAACTACTAACCTGGTGCTTTGTAGACATTATTCCTGCTTTGATTTACAAATCTGTCTTTTGCTTTGAGCCCACAGTAATTTCTGGCTTCTGCATCCAGTATTGCTCTAGAATAGTCCAGGTTCAAAAGGTAACTCTGCCCTGTGCCATACCCACCCATACAATTTCTATTTCTGACTACAACAAATTTGATACAACTTTTGTTTTCTGAACTGAATGCGCTAAATTGTGTGTCATAGGAATTTAGAAACGTAGCGGAATCAGAGGAAAATGGCATTTGCCCTAAGACATTGGTAAAGTGGAAGTGGCATGAAGTCAGAATCTGGATTTATTTTGGACGTTTTAGTGAGACGAAGGACGCATTTCCGAGACGCTAGAGGGCAGTAATACAACTCGCCCTTAGAAGTGGCATTTTTCAAAGCTGGAGGAAGCCCGTTGAGATTTCCGTGTTTAGAGAAGACAAGGACACACATTACCAGTTTGTTAGGGTGTCTGGGTAGACATGGCACGGCTGCTGAGGAGTAGTTTACGACCGTATTTCACGAGTCAGATCCGGATGAGCTCGGATCAGGTATTAAGATAATATGCTGATTTTCTTAAGCATCTCTTTtgtagttagcgttagctattTAAAAATAGCTGTTTTTATCCAGATTTGACGCAATCATGTAGCTAGGGAATTGAACCTAGCTAAAAGCTagctgttgttggtgttgtaCGAGCCAACGAGGGCCTGGCTTACCGTGAGCCTTCAGTTAagttaaataaaatcattttgctTGTCTGGGGAAACTGCGGCTAAGTGATGCAGTTATGCACGCTATGTCGGTTCTTTCTGTGGCCCCACTGACGGGTTtggatgttttgttgtttttgttttgttttgtttcttcgtgtgtgtgtgtgtgtgtgtgtgtgtgtgttgttttgcagCCAAGAGCATGTGCATACCCTGACTAGTCTGAAAGCAACAACAAGCtgacaactttttttttttttcaaggtcACACAGTgtagtaatatttaaatgaacctGTAAGCTCGGGTGTAGCCTGGTGACTGCGTTTCTAATGATGACTTCTCTGTGTCTAGCTCGGGGAGTTGGGGAAGGGTGCCGGTAAAGGCGGAGGAGGGGGCGGGTCGATAAGAGAAGCTGGGGGCGCCTTCGGGAAGAAAGAAGCAGCGGAAGAAGAGCGTTACTTTAAGTAAGTGTGTGATGCTTTTGTCTTCTCGCGTGGAAACCAGCAGCTGGTGTAATCAGCctttcaaaatattacattgcTTCGGTATCTTGGGTGTCTGTTGAGATTTTATGCTCAAGTTGTTTAATCTTATCTGGTAACATGATCTGGACCCCTTTACCACTGCTGTGGCCATTTTCCTATCACATGTTCTTACACCGTGATTATTAGACTGCTTGAAGTCTTACCCCAGTCTGAACTCTGAAAATAAAGGacccagtttgtgtgtgttctccacttctaggtatcagcactgatccctgtatttctacagtattctagttcattagTATCTTGAATTATAACCTATTGTACTGGTTGACACATTTATGAGTGAATGACATGGCGTCtttgtaagttactctggataagagtctTTTAAATGCGATAAATGgaaccaaaacattttctttgaaaTAATTCCAAATAAGAACCTATTTTGTTTCCCTGAATGGTTCTTTAAAGAATCATTTTTGGTGCACTAAATGACCATTTTCGGTTCCATAAATAATTCTTAACAAGGTTTTTATAAGGAGACGTAATGGTTCTTCAGactgtgtattattttttaaaaaagctttatgGATCCCTCACTGGTTCTTCAACAGCTATACATAAAAGTACTGGAACTACAGAAGTAACCAGACTAATCCAGCAAATTCCAAACATTCTGGTTATTATTACATTACTCAGGGACTTTTAACACAATCACctgtaaaaatgcataaatgagGAAAAATCAGCTTTCCAGAAGGAGAACAATTCTTTCAGGTTTGAACTGCCATTGAAAACATTCTGAGACATCCAGCAAATTAAAGTTTTCTTTACATTCTCAGTCCAGTTTCATCAAACCCACCATGGATGACTGTCCACATCTGTGTCAAGTCTGGAAAGCAGATCATGGACATAACTATTACACAATGATAAGCAGCTATATGATGCATACTTAGGATAGGGTGACCCCGGGGCCCAGGTTTCTGGAGCCAGTTCCCGTTTTTGGTGGCCTGTCCCTGCAAATCTCCCCGTTATCTGTCAATTAAAGCCATACCTGATGGTCAAAAGACCAGGCAGCCGAGCAAACGCTCGGACGTCTCGCGTTATGCTCGTTTTGGCCAGCAGAGGGGGCTGGAAGCTGCTAACTATTGAACAGTTCCACCACTTGATCGCTTAGTTTTAGACCGCACTACTAAGTCAGACTCGACCAGCAGCTAGCAAGTGTCGAGTGAGTCCAAGCGTCTTTTATGTGCTTGCCCATGTCCTGTAAGTgcttttgtaaatgttatgtataCTGGATATGTCTTGTATGTCTATCAATGTCTTTTTTGTACTGTATTGAAAGTGTCTGAGTCcttgaaaagcactatataaatagaatgtattattattattattattattattattattattattattaccatgcAGTCTGCAAATagtgcatctttttttttttttttactgcctcagtttttctATTATCCATATATGGCATGTGTTGACAGTTGTAGTCTCTCTCCAGAACTCAAGGGTGTTTAGAGTATGGCTATTGGGCTATAGCCACGGTCTCTCTCTGcgacaaaaatatttaatatttgtataaaTGATTGTCTCAGATGTAGTATGTTtgatagttttgtctctctgttacaatgtgtgttagtgtgtctttCGTATAGGTAGTTAAATGAACTGTATTTACTGATCCTTTGTAATTTCACCATGAACCATGGAACACTCAAAGTTAATCGTAGCCATATGATTATATGACTTGCTGACAGGGTTTACAATTTTTTTAGACGGTGTTCATCATAGTTTATTACAATACAACAGGTACTATGGTCataataaacctttttaaaaatctataagatatgtatgtgtgtgtgtgtgtgtatatatgtatatgtatatgtatatgtatatatatatatatatatatatgtgtgtatatatatatatatatatatatatatatatatatatatatatatatatggtgtgtgtgtgtgtgtgtgtttaaatttctttcttttttaaaagatcattttaattGCTGAACTGGAAAGGTCCTGGGTTTTCATTTAAGAAATCTGATCACCACTACATCTGTACAACAGTGCAGTAAGTTACAGCTGCTAGGACTGGCATATTATCGAATATTACATAATACCCTCAGTTTTCATAACATGGAAATGTACCAGCTTCTAGTTGATGATATATagagtatattttatttattattttagtaatttagCTAACTGTTAGCTGGCTAGCTCTCTACCCCTACACAAATCTTCAAGCTGCCTCAACTGTTCACTTAGCTTGCTACTAATCACTAAGCATAAGCAAATGTATGAATGGTATATCTCAAATATCCACTATTGTGCCTAAAAACAGGGAtcatgaattaaaataaattagagATAGTAGATAAATAAGGGTAGAGTTGccacattttatgcattttaagaGGAGGACACAAGTTGCTCAACTAATGGTAATGACACAATatgattaatgtttttttttaccaatcAGAAGTTCTTCCAAGAACAGTACAGGCAAGTGAAGAACCTTTAAAGAAGCTTTTCAATGAGTATTGACttgatttttaataaaattgacTTTTTTGACTAATATGGTACAGTGAAACCTTTGATAATCTCAAACTACCTTAAATATGATCCTATCTGCAGGAGCACACTTATCTCACACTTCTCACACTTATCTCCTCACACAGCAGCTCTCTGTTTACACTATGAGACACAGTAGAGCTTTATGCTGAACCATGCTAGAGATTTTCTATAAAGATGGTTGAGGCTGTAGATTTAGCTTTTTAGTATGAGTGTTTACCATGTAGTATATACCATTTCCTTAATGGTAAAAACTAttccctgttttttgtttgtttggttggggtggggtgggggggttggttggttgcattatttttgttgtcctctctctgcctgtctctcttttcctctttccctcactTCTCATCTGTCTAAATTCCCCATGcaggcagaaagagaaggagcagCTGGCAGCTCTGAGACACCACCACCAGGAGGAGATCGagcaccataagaaagagattGAGAGGCTGCAGCGCGAGATCGACCGTCACAAGGGCAAGATCCGAAAACTCAAACATGACGACTGAGTTCGAGCCACTGCTGGCATAAGTGCTTCTCTCTAGTTCTGCCATAATCACTCAATGTCTGATCTGGAATCTCTTGTGATCGACTGAACTGATGGATGAATAAAGATTATAggaattttttttcaaagtgaTCAGTCTGCCAGCATCTTGATTTTGATTTAGGCTTTCAGAAGTTTAGAGAAAAGCTTCCTTTTCTGGCTTGTTTTGACGTGGT
This region of Electrophorus electricus isolate fEleEle1 chromosome 2, fEleEle1.pri, whole genome shotgun sequence genomic DNA includes:
- the atp5if1a gene encoding ATPase inhibitor A, mitochondrial, producing MARLLRSSLRPYFTSQIRMSSDQLGELGKGAGKGGGGGGSIREAGGAFGKKEAAEEERYFKQKEKEQLAALRHHHQEEIEHHKKEIERLQREIDRHKGKIRKLKHDD